From a single Streptomyces sp. 1331.2 genomic region:
- a CDS encoding helix-turn-helix domain-containing protein — protein MSHAARDWVWENSTARGTARLVLLSLAEHAGPNCTAYGSTRSLSIRTRASQRAVVAAVDTVIESGELQLVEGRRGPRGERVYRLPLAVGWVPGADSDNGAETAPPSSEGCEICTSGGADSAGQGCSSCTGGGADSAPQNQREQEVTGGNQKRRARARTGSAAVGSSVTCALPPDWQPDDELIGWAAVSGHLQRLGLDGIDAATAKWLAHRATAPERTAGQWRADWQQWIARERPARGPLRSIPGGASRPSPPANRNAELLQAALAEMNARGGTR, from the coding sequence TTGAGTCACGCCGCCCGCGATTGGGTGTGGGAGAACTCCACCGCCCGTGGCACCGCCCGACTGGTGCTGCTCTCGCTTGCCGAGCATGCCGGCCCGAACTGCACGGCCTACGGCTCGACCCGTTCTCTGTCCATCCGCACCCGGGCCTCGCAGCGGGCCGTCGTCGCCGCTGTCGACACGGTGATCGAGTCCGGCGAGCTGCAGCTCGTCGAGGGCCGGCGCGGCCCCCGGGGTGAGCGCGTCTACCGGCTGCCGCTCGCCGTCGGGTGGGTACCCGGTGCCGACTCGGACAACGGTGCAGAAACTGCACCCCCGTCGAGCGAGGGGTGCGAAATCTGCACCAGTGGGGGTGCGGATTCTGCAGGACAGGGGTGCAGTTCCTGCACCGGTGGGGGTGCGGATTCTGCACCCCAGAACCAGAGGGAACAGGAAGTAACGGGAGGGAACCAGAAGAGGCGGGCGCGGGCGCGCACGGGCTCTGCCGCCGTCGGTTCCTCCGTCACCTGCGCTCTGCCTCCCGACTGGCAGCCCGACGACGAACTGATCGGGTGGGCCGCGGTCTCCGGCCACCTGCAGCGGCTCGGCCTCGACGGCATCGACGCCGCCACTGCGAAGTGGCTTGCTCACCGCGCGACTGCGCCGGAGCGCACGGCCGGTCAGTGGCGCGCGGACTGGCAGCAGTGGATCGCCCGGGAGCGGCCGGCCCGCGGTCCGTTGCGGTCGATCCCTGGGGGCGCCTCCCGTCCCTCACCACCGGCTAACCGGAATGCCGAGCTGCTGCAGGCCGCGCTCGCCGAGATGAACGCCCGAGGGGGTACCCGATGA
- a CDS encoding DUF5063 domain-containing protein — MSDRTINQQHTHGHGSEPDDFAVQIADSVESFVLAVTEVAKGDEPGSAVSLLLLEVSQVLLAGGRLGAIEDVVPEDRFEPDAGPEPDGEQLRERLAELLAPIDVYHEVFDPYGPPEKPNAFRISDDLAGVVSELQHGLTHYREGRVSEALWWWQFSYLSNWGTTCTAVLRALQSLIAHVRLDSPIGAVPDGADTDDDGLTDEQLEKQAGDLMAAELGLGR; from the coding sequence ATGTCTGACCGGACGATCAACCAGCAGCACACCCACGGGCACGGCTCGGAGCCGGACGACTTCGCCGTGCAGATCGCCGACTCGGTGGAGAGCTTCGTGCTCGCCGTCACCGAGGTCGCCAAGGGCGACGAACCGGGCAGCGCGGTCTCGCTGCTGCTCCTGGAGGTCTCGCAGGTGCTGCTGGCCGGCGGCCGGCTGGGTGCCATCGAGGACGTCGTCCCGGAGGACCGCTTCGAGCCCGACGCCGGCCCCGAGCCGGACGGCGAGCAGCTGCGTGAGCGGCTGGCCGAGCTGCTCGCGCCGATCGACGTCTACCACGAGGTCTTCGACCCGTACGGCCCGCCGGAGAAGCCCAACGCCTTCCGGATCTCGGACGACCTGGCCGGCGTGGTCAGCGAGCTCCAGCACGGGCTGACGCACTACCGCGAGGGCCGGGTCAGCGAGGCGCTGTGGTGGTGGCAGTTCTCGTACCTCTCCAACTGGGGCACCACCTGCACGGCGGTGCTGCGGGCGCTGCAGTCGCTGATCGCCCACGTCCGGCTGGACAGCCCGATCGGGGCGGTGCCGGACGGCGCGGACACCGACGACGACGGGCTCACCGACGAGCAGCTGGAGAAGCAGGCCGGCGACCTGATGGCGGCCGAGCTGGGGCTGGGGCGGTAG
- a CDS encoding helix-turn-helix domain-containing protein: protein MREPITENDRERVRRLHADGLSRNAIAAQIGRSSSTVSKIAAELGLAFTGGARVAPATAARQEDLAALRRDLTARLYRRAAANLDRIEAGAYVRVELLPTGDTVDVVSDDPPAADERHHSQAIGGYLTSAARLAEIDAGTSGHEVRSMLTDLARGLRDAFASDEDEGAADGG, encoded by the coding sequence ATGCGCGAGCCAATCACAGAGAACGACCGTGAGCGGGTGCGCCGCCTGCACGCCGACGGCCTGTCCCGCAACGCCATCGCCGCTCAGATCGGGCGCAGCAGCTCAACCGTGTCCAAGATCGCGGCCGAGCTCGGACTCGCGTTCACCGGCGGCGCCCGGGTAGCGCCGGCGACCGCAGCGCGTCAGGAGGATCTCGCCGCGCTGCGCCGTGACCTGACGGCCCGCCTGTACCGGCGGGCCGCAGCCAACTTGGATCGGATCGAGGCCGGCGCGTACGTGCGCGTCGAACTGCTGCCGACCGGCGACACGGTCGACGTCGTCTCGGACGACCCACCGGCCGCGGACGAGCGCCACCACTCGCAGGCCATCGGCGGATATCTGACCAGCGCGGCACGGCTCGCCGAGATCGACGCCGGCACGTCCGGGCACGAGGTGCGGTCGATGCTCACCGACCTTGCCCGCGGCCTGCGCGACGCCTTCGCGTCCGACGAGGACGAGGGGGCCGCGGACGGGGGGTGA
- a CDS encoding DNA-binding protein, protein MTLLHDYAGAAEALSLPETWLRRNINRIPHEKYGKYVRFGPEHLEAIRAMHQVLPAARPACGPTNLVPRGAR, encoded by the coding sequence ATGACCCTCCTACACGACTACGCCGGCGCCGCAGAAGCTCTATCCCTGCCCGAGACGTGGCTGCGCCGGAACATCAACCGGATTCCCCACGAGAAGTACGGCAAGTACGTCCGATTCGGCCCTGAACACCTCGAAGCAATCCGGGCCATGCACCAGGTGTTGCCGGCGGCCCGCCCCGCCTGCGGCCCGACCAACCTCGTTCCGCGGGGTGCTCGATGA
- a CDS encoding YbaB/EbfC family nucleoid-associated protein, whose product MFPGGGQPNMQQLLKQAQKMQQDLAKAQQELAETKVSGSAGGGLVEATVTGAGELVALTIAPAAVDPEDTETLADLVLAAVRDANQSAQKMQAERMGPLTQGLGGGGIPGLPF is encoded by the coding sequence GTGTTCCCCGGTGGTGGCCAGCCCAACATGCAGCAGCTGCTGAAGCAGGCGCAGAAGATGCAGCAGGATCTCGCGAAGGCCCAGCAGGAGCTGGCCGAGACGAAGGTGTCCGGTTCGGCGGGCGGCGGTCTGGTCGAGGCGACCGTGACCGGCGCCGGTGAACTGGTGGCGCTGACCATCGCCCCGGCCGCGGTCGACCCGGAGGACACCGAGACCCTGGCCGACCTGGTCCTGGCGGCGGTCCGGGACGCGAACCAGAGCGCGCAGAAGATGCAGGCCGAGCGCATGGGCCCGCTGACCCAGGGCCTGGGCGGCGGCGGCATCCCCGGCCTGCCGTTCTGA
- a CDS encoding tyrosine-type recombinase/integrase: MASIRVRERKDGGTTYTVTWRDGGARTGKQESEKFDDLKSSERFRDLVKGHGEQWPPGWVKGRGFVEEQPAEPETAPDTMFEAYALNFVELLTGVQGGTKAKYRQMIECNMVPWFRDFSVADGPESITGDAIKLWVNDLEAGRWGPYPPEGARKRRKYRAKTVRDNHGLLSSILQAAVLGEKRATNPCVGTRLPRPDDTDSDEMCFLEHWEYALVHKHLKADAADIVELAVGTGMRWGELTALQKRDIVRRNGRPAVRIQRTWKLDEHGKRYMGPPKTKRSRRTIVLTPRLSAIVQRAARGKATEDLLFPAPEGGAWLPATFRRQRWLPAIAKAQDEGLTKTPRAHDLRHTHASWMIAARIPLPAIQARLGHESIQTTVDRYGHLLDILDDEVIAAVDHAFTLTQAGAPADVLLAREEVAAAA; the protein is encoded by the coding sequence ATGGCATCCATTCGCGTTCGCGAACGCAAAGACGGTGGCACCACGTACACAGTTACCTGGCGTGACGGCGGCGCCCGGACAGGCAAGCAGGAGTCCGAGAAGTTCGACGACCTCAAGAGCTCCGAACGCTTCCGTGACCTCGTGAAGGGGCACGGCGAGCAGTGGCCGCCCGGGTGGGTCAAGGGCCGCGGGTTCGTCGAGGAGCAGCCGGCCGAGCCCGAGACCGCCCCCGACACGATGTTCGAGGCGTACGCGCTCAACTTCGTCGAGCTGCTGACCGGCGTTCAGGGCGGCACTAAGGCGAAGTACCGGCAGATGATCGAGTGCAACATGGTCCCGTGGTTCCGGGACTTCTCGGTCGCCGACGGGCCGGAGTCCATCACCGGCGACGCCATCAAACTGTGGGTCAACGATCTGGAGGCGGGCCGGTGGGGGCCGTATCCGCCCGAGGGCGCGCGCAAGCGCCGCAAGTACCGGGCCAAGACAGTCCGGGACAACCATGGCTTGCTGTCGAGCATCCTGCAGGCGGCCGTGCTGGGCGAGAAGCGCGCGACCAATCCCTGCGTGGGCACCCGGCTGCCGCGCCCGGACGACACCGACAGCGACGAAATGTGCTTCCTGGAGCACTGGGAGTACGCCCTCGTCCACAAGCACCTGAAGGCCGACGCTGCCGACATCGTCGAACTCGCGGTCGGGACCGGAATGCGGTGGGGCGAGCTGACCGCCCTGCAGAAGCGGGACATAGTTCGCCGCAACGGCCGCCCCGCGGTGCGGATTCAGCGGACATGGAAGCTCGATGAGCACGGCAAGCGGTACATGGGGCCACCGAAGACCAAGAGGTCGCGGCGCACCATCGTGCTGACGCCCCGGCTCAGCGCAATTGTCCAGCGTGCGGCCCGGGGCAAGGCCACGGAAGACCTGCTGTTTCCGGCGCCCGAGGGGGGCGCGTGGCTGCCGGCGACGTTCCGCCGCCAGCGGTGGTTGCCCGCCATCGCGAAAGCCCAGGACGAGGGGCTGACCAAGACCCCGCGCGCTCACGACCTCCGGCACACTCACGCCTCATGGATGATCGCCGCCCGGATTCCCCTTCCGGCGATCCAGGCGCGGTTGGGCCACGAGTCGATTCAGACGACCGTCGACCGGTACGGGCATCTGCTCGACATTCTCGACGACGAGGTGATCGCCGCCGTCGACCATGCGTTCACCCTGACTCAGGCCGGCGCCCCGGCTGACGTCCTGCTGGCCCGCGAGGAGGTCGCCGCGGCGGCCTGA
- a CDS encoding zinc finger domain-containing protein — translation MKPDEVAALLAYVAELDPRTANGTADEAVAQLSRWCELLQDVPATAPDGWDAATVVRQHVAESPFPILAVDVTRPWAAHRRALLGRHTDPRPAVDPDDVTAYKDAIRAQRRAVATGQAAPSSSRELTGGPHPSIAGRIRRALPAGAAAALAPHRPVRAAREAAAAAGRPDALAVACSWCRAPIGEPCRRRTAAKGDRAGTWHRRATVHPSRLDQAAEQVARQESAA, via the coding sequence ATGAAACCGGACGAGGTCGCCGCACTGCTCGCCTACGTCGCCGAGCTCGACCCCCGGACCGCGAACGGCACGGCCGATGAGGCGGTCGCGCAGCTGTCCCGGTGGTGCGAGCTACTGCAGGACGTACCGGCCACCGCGCCGGACGGATGGGACGCCGCCACCGTGGTGCGCCAGCACGTGGCCGAGTCCCCGTTCCCGATTCTGGCCGTCGACGTCACCCGGCCGTGGGCCGCTCACCGGCGGGCACTGCTCGGCCGGCACACCGACCCGCGCCCCGCCGTCGACCCCGACGACGTCACCGCCTACAAGGACGCCATCCGGGCGCAGCGGCGGGCGGTCGCCACCGGACAGGCCGCGCCGAGCAGCTCGCGTGAACTGACCGGCGGGCCGCACCCGAGCATCGCCGGCCGGATCAGGCGAGCACTGCCAGCCGGGGCCGCCGCCGCGCTGGCGCCGCATCGTCCGGTGCGGGCCGCGCGGGAGGCCGCCGCGGCGGCCGGCCGGCCGGATGCGCTGGCCGTCGCCTGCTCGTGGTGCCGGGCGCCGATCGGGGAACCGTGCCGGCGCCGCACGGCCGCCAAGGGGGATCGGGCCGGCACGTGGCATCGCCGGGCCACCGTCCACCCGTCCCGCCTCGACCAGGCCGCCGAGCAGGTCGCCCGACAGGAGAGCGCCGCATGA
- the recR gene encoding recombination mediator RecR, with product MYEGVVQDLIDELGRLPGVGPKSAQRIAFHVLQSDPVDVRRLAHALLEVKDKVRFCVVCGNVAEAEQCRVCLDPRRDLAVICVVEEPKDVVAIERTREFRGRYHVLGGAISPIEGVGPDDLRIRELLARLADGTVTELILATDPNLEGEATATYLARLCKPMGLKVTRLASGLPVGGDLEYADEVTLGRAFEGRRLLDV from the coding sequence TTGTACGAGGGCGTGGTTCAGGACCTGATCGACGAACTGGGCAGGCTGCCCGGCGTCGGGCCCAAGAGCGCCCAGCGGATCGCCTTCCACGTGCTGCAGTCCGATCCGGTCGACGTGCGCCGGCTCGCGCACGCGCTGCTGGAGGTCAAGGACAAGGTCCGCTTCTGCGTGGTCTGCGGCAACGTCGCCGAGGCGGAGCAGTGCCGGGTCTGTCTGGACCCGCGCCGCGACCTCGCCGTCATCTGCGTGGTCGAGGAGCCCAAGGACGTCGTCGCCATCGAGCGCACCCGTGAGTTCCGCGGCCGTTACCACGTGCTGGGCGGCGCGATCAGCCCCATCGAGGGCGTCGGCCCGGACGACCTGCGCATCCGTGAGCTGCTCGCACGTCTCGCGGACGGCACGGTCACCGAGCTGATCCTGGCCACCGACCCCAATCTGGAGGGGGAGGCGACCGCCACCTACCTGGCCCGGCTCTGCAAGCCGATGGGCCTGAAGGTGACCCGTCTGGCGAGCGGCCTGCCCGTCGGCGGGGATCTGGAGTACGCGGACGAGGTCACCCTCGGCCGCGCCTTCGAAGGGAGACGACTGCTCGATGTCTGA
- a CDS encoding DNA polymerase III subunit gamma and tau has protein sequence MSLALYRRYRPETFAEVIGQEHVTAPLQQALRNNRVNHAYLFSGPRGCGKTTSARILARCLNCEQGPTPTPCGECQSCRDLATGGPGSIDVIEIDAASHGGVDDARELRERAFFAPVHSRYKIFILDEAHMVTSAGFNALLKVVEEPPEHLKFIFATTEPEKVIGTIRSRTHHYPFRLVPPGTLRDYLAEVCGREGIQVEDTVFPLVVRAGAGSVRDSMSVMDQLLAGAGEGGVTYQMATALLGYTDSALLDEVVDAFAAQDGATVFQVIDRVVEGGHDPRRFVTDLLERLRDLVILATVPDAGEKGLIDAPADRVAVMQAQADAFGAAELSRAADIVNTGLTEMRGNAAPRLQLELICARVMLPGAYSDELSLQARLDKLERRATAGGFAAPMGAAQMGAAPTGAPAAVPVAAPVAAPVAEAPAAAPVQPAPVVAAPAAAPAGPAPGAWPIPRSFPPAGSAPAPAAPVAPAAPAPAAPAAPQQQPAAPAPAPVAPVAAGPGGQPSAAAQQGAAQVRQLWPQILEAVKNRRRFTWILLSQNGQVAGFDGSVLQVSFINAGARDSFVGSNSDDVLRAALSDALGVDWRIECIVDPSGGVGAAPGGGPSGGAQGGGGPAGGGWGAPARPAAAPAAAPVPAPAPSVVPSPVQAPPVQSAPVPAAPPVAAPPARPVQSVAPEDDVPEEDDPDLNEEAFSGQELIIRELGATVLEEIHHRGT, from the coding sequence GTGTCCCTAGCCCTGTACCGCCGCTACCGCCCCGAGACCTTCGCGGAGGTCATCGGGCAGGAGCACGTGACCGCTCCGCTCCAGCAGGCCCTGCGCAACAACAGGGTCAACCACGCGTACCTGTTCAGCGGCCCACGCGGCTGTGGCAAGACGACGAGCGCGCGCATCCTGGCCCGCTGTCTGAACTGCGAGCAGGGGCCGACGCCGACGCCGTGCGGGGAGTGCCAGTCCTGCCGTGACCTCGCGACCGGCGGGCCCGGGTCGATCGACGTGATCGAGATCGACGCCGCCTCGCACGGTGGTGTGGACGACGCGCGCGAGCTGCGCGAGCGGGCCTTCTTCGCCCCGGTGCACAGCCGGTACAAGATCTTCATCCTGGACGAGGCACACATGGTGACCTCGGCGGGCTTCAACGCGCTGCTCAAGGTGGTCGAGGAGCCGCCGGAGCACCTCAAGTTCATCTTCGCGACCACCGAGCCGGAGAAGGTGATCGGGACGATCCGGTCCCGGACGCACCACTACCCGTTCCGGCTGGTCCCGCCCGGCACGCTGCGCGACTACCTGGCGGAGGTCTGCGGCCGGGAGGGCATCCAGGTCGAGGACACGGTGTTCCCGCTGGTCGTCCGGGCCGGGGCGGGCTCGGTGCGTGACTCGATGTCGGTCATGGACCAGCTGCTGGCCGGGGCCGGCGAGGGCGGCGTCACGTACCAGATGGCGACGGCGCTGCTCGGGTACACCGACTCCGCGCTGCTGGACGAGGTGGTGGACGCCTTCGCCGCGCAGGACGGGGCGACGGTGTTCCAGGTGATCGACCGGGTGGTCGAGGGCGGGCACGACCCGCGCCGCTTCGTCACCGACCTGCTGGAGCGGCTGCGCGACCTGGTGATCCTGGCCACCGTGCCGGACGCCGGGGAGAAGGGGCTGATCGACGCCCCGGCGGACCGGGTCGCGGTGATGCAGGCCCAGGCGGACGCGTTCGGCGCGGCCGAGCTGAGCCGGGCCGCGGACATCGTCAACACCGGGCTGACCGAGATGCGCGGCAATGCGGCGCCCCGGCTGCAGCTGGAGCTGATCTGCGCCCGGGTGATGCTGCCCGGTGCGTACAGCGACGAGCTGTCGCTGCAGGCCCGGCTGGACAAGCTGGAGCGGCGCGCGACAGCCGGCGGGTTCGCCGCGCCGATGGGCGCTGCGCAGATGGGGGCAGCGCCGACGGGGGCTCCGGCTGCGGTGCCGGTGGCGGCACCGGTGGCCGCGCCCGTGGCGGAGGCCCCGGCTGCGGCGCCCGTGCAGCCCGCGCCCGTGGTGGCGGCGCCGGCTGCCGCACCCGCCGGGCCTGCGCCGGGTGCCTGGCCGATCCCGCGTAGCTTCCCGCCCGCCGGGAGTGCCCCAGCCCCGGCGGCTCCGGTGGCCCCCGCGGCCCCCGCACCTGCGGCGCCTGCCGCCCCGCAGCAGCAGCCGGCGGCCCCCGCGCCCGCCCCGGTGGCCCCGGTGGCGGCGGGTCCCGGCGGGCAGCCGTCGGCGGCCGCGCAGCAGGGTGCCGCGCAGGTCCGGCAGCTGTGGCCGCAGATCCTGGAGGCGGTGAAGAACCGCCGCCGCTTCACCTGGATCCTGCTCAGCCAGAACGGCCAGGTGGCCGGGTTCGACGGCAGCGTGCTGCAGGTCTCGTTCATCAACGCCGGCGCCCGGGACAGCTTCGTCGGCAGCAACAGCGACGACGTGCTGCGCGCCGCGCTGTCCGACGCACTGGGCGTGGACTGGCGCATCGAGTGCATCGTCGACCCGTCCGGCGGCGTCGGGGCCGCCCCGGGCGGTGGGCCGTCCGGTGGTGCCCAGGGCGGTGGCGGTCCGGCCGGTGGCGGCTGGGGAGCCCCGGCCCGTCCGGCTGCCGCTCCGGCGGCCGCGCCCGTGCCGGCGCCCGCGCCTTCGGTGGTGCCGTCGCCGGTGCAGGCCCCGCCCGTACAGTCCGCGCCGGTGCCTGCCGCGCCACCGGTCGCGGCTCCGCCGGCCCGTCCGGTGCAGTCGGTGGCGCCCGAGGACGACGTCCCGGAGGAGGACGACCCGGACCTCAACGAGGAGGCGTTCTCCGGTCAGGAGCTGATCATCCGCGAGCTGGGTGCGACGGTGCTGGAGGAGATCCACCACCGGGGCACCTGA
- a CDS encoding TIR domain-containing protein — MTAEVAEIAIGRDGKIPKGPLIFVSHDSRDAELAEAFSKLLSNVSTGLLKSFRSSDNKGSQGLEYGTDWYPEILKKIAASCDVVCLLTARSLNRPWILYEAGVAKGKLDIPVHGLALGMNLGNASTGPFAQFQNCGGDADAITKLVIQLIGRLPDADPDRGLVKAQVEVFRKRVREILESIGEAADDSDGHIEEGSSNARIFEEIKVMFQELPDRIEDIATRNDLGPLRSEVLDPAILSEIASLSAGTTRRPGVAFLVLASPFRDVMPWLYEIAAEIYRAEGRRDLEGARRAHRDFMGALEVSSRLPVQGVRDMRRLMHEVASLAGHFDDFGLGDGDFSAA, encoded by the coding sequence ATGACCGCCGAAGTGGCTGAGATCGCGATAGGCAGGGATGGTAAAATCCCTAAAGGGCCACTGATCTTCGTCAGTCATGATTCCCGAGATGCTGAACTCGCCGAAGCCTTCAGTAAGCTTCTCTCGAATGTGTCCACCGGCTTGCTGAAATCGTTCAGATCGTCCGACAATAAGGGTTCGCAAGGTCTTGAATATGGCACTGATTGGTACCCTGAGATCTTAAAGAAGATTGCAGCTTCCTGTGATGTTGTCTGCCTGCTGACCGCCCGAAGTCTAAATCGCCCGTGGATTCTCTATGAGGCTGGAGTCGCCAAAGGGAAGCTAGATATTCCCGTCCACGGGCTCGCGCTCGGAATGAATCTGGGCAATGCAAGTACTGGCCCATTTGCTCAGTTTCAAAACTGTGGCGGTGATGCAGATGCCATCACTAAGTTGGTGATCCAGCTGATAGGTCGCCTTCCTGACGCAGATCCCGATCGTGGTCTGGTGAAGGCGCAGGTGGAAGTCTTCAGGAAGCGCGTCAGGGAGATCCTAGAATCGATCGGCGAGGCGGCGGATGATAGTGATGGTCATATCGAGGAGGGATCCTCGAATGCGAGGATATTTGAGGAAATCAAGGTAATGTTCCAGGAGCTTCCGGATCGGATCGAGGATATTGCTACCCGGAACGATCTAGGGCCTTTGCGTAGCGAAGTTCTAGACCCCGCGATTCTGTCTGAAATTGCAAGCCTTTCGGCTGGTACTACTCGGCGCCCTGGTGTCGCTTTCCTGGTCCTTGCGAGTCCGTTCCGAGATGTCATGCCTTGGCTCTACGAGATTGCTGCGGAAATCTATCGCGCTGAGGGGAGGCGGGATCTCGAAGGCGCGCGGCGGGCGCATCGTGACTTTATGGGTGCGCTGGAGGTGTCCAGTAGGCTGCCGGTGCAAGGCGTTAGGGATATGCGACGTCTGATGCATGAGGTTGCTAGCCTTGCAGGCCACTTTGACGATTTCGGGCTCGGTGACGGGGATTTCTCAGCTGCGTGA